The following are encoded together in the Capsulimonas corticalis genome:
- a CDS encoding capsule assembly Wzi family protein, with protein MRNAAPLLCLSLIAAPGWSASSDIVPRGSVLNDAFAKMALLNALPGYSAADFSGDGVYTRQQLALILEGALPDLETANPSEAILVSLRAAASDLSPELDADGVDMGALSSALDKSGASIGGFVQPEYRIKTGGSSDSGIGAQGVYRVTALGTYNPRLQYAVSLSDWPKEWRRDLNNDVGDHSFTPVNEAYVAWKGSHGLELRAGRFYNAWGPGTRGATLMSDNAPPYDQIRLRFPFSLGSRLGRNYLYTQTAGFFKEYGATKYLETRRIEYRFSRQWNADVQEAFKTTSAGALWATPLPLNSQALSLDKLIPGARLKNIDREFNYTVNLGAAYTPSPDDRIYGQFFIDDLRSPFGSTTKVVPRKISYLVGSAFKIPQGPSVTLEYTYADPTTYAFQSDKAIWQNGTHNWMGLPSGPNSSEIYLGVTQKFAGRITATVEGRERRRPHNSFPAPQASAFGARVRYDSTPSSAFIVGYYDYKQNPFPFAPGQPGYPPDTGLTPVGEGDQGTYVRRREVDLSYQFAF; from the coding sequence GTGCGCAATGCGGCGCCGCTGCTCTGTCTCTCACTGATCGCTGCGCCGGGCTGGAGCGCTTCGTCCGATATCGTCCCGCGCGGCAGCGTTTTGAATGACGCCTTCGCCAAGATGGCGCTGCTGAACGCGCTGCCGGGCTACTCCGCCGCCGATTTTTCGGGAGACGGCGTCTACACCCGACAGCAGCTCGCCCTGATCCTGGAAGGCGCGCTGCCGGATCTGGAGACGGCCAATCCGTCCGAAGCGATACTGGTGTCCCTGCGCGCCGCCGCGTCCGATCTCTCCCCGGAATTGGATGCGGATGGCGTGGATATGGGCGCGCTTTCCAGCGCTCTGGACAAAAGCGGCGCATCGATTGGCGGTTTCGTGCAGCCGGAGTATCGGATCAAGACGGGCGGCTCCTCGGACAGCGGCATTGGCGCTCAGGGCGTCTATCGCGTCACGGCGCTGGGAACCTACAATCCCAGGCTCCAGTACGCCGTGTCCCTCTCCGACTGGCCCAAAGAGTGGCGCCGCGATCTGAACAACGACGTGGGCGATCACTCCTTCACTCCCGTCAATGAAGCGTATGTCGCATGGAAAGGATCGCATGGCCTGGAGCTGCGCGCCGGACGCTTCTACAATGCGTGGGGGCCGGGAACGCGGGGCGCGACGTTAATGTCGGATAACGCGCCGCCATACGATCAGATCCGCCTGCGCTTTCCCTTCAGCCTGGGCTCCCGCCTGGGAAGAAATTATCTCTATACGCAGACCGCCGGCTTTTTCAAAGAGTATGGCGCGACGAAATATCTGGAAACGCGCCGCATCGAATACCGCTTCAGCCGCCAATGGAACGCCGACGTGCAGGAAGCGTTCAAGACGACGAGCGCGGGCGCGCTCTGGGCGACGCCGCTGCCGCTGAATTCTCAGGCATTGAGCCTTGATAAACTTATCCCCGGCGCCCGGCTCAAGAACATTGACCGCGAGTTTAACTACACGGTCAACCTCGGGGCCGCCTATACGCCCAGCCCCGACGATCGTATCTACGGCCAGTTCTTCATTGATGACCTGCGGTCGCCGTTCGGCAGCACCACCAAGGTCGTGCCGCGAAAGATCTCCTATCTGGTCGGCTCCGCGTTCAAAATCCCCCAGGGACCGTCCGTCACGCTGGAGTACACATACGCCGACCCGACGACCTACGCGTTTCAAAGCGATAAGGCGATCTGGCAGAATGGGACACACAACTGGATGGGACTTCCATCCGGGCCAAACTCCAGCGAGATTTATTTAGGGGTCACGCAAAAGTTCGCCGGCCGCATTACGGCCACCGTGGAAGGGCGGGAGCGCCGGCGTCCGCACAACTCCTTCCCCGCGCCCCAGGCCAGCGCCTTCGGCGCGCGCGTCCGATACGACAGCACCCCGTCGAGCGCGTTCATCGTCGGCTACTATGATTACAAGCAAAATCCCTTTCCTTTCGCGCCCGGCCAGCCGGGCTATCCCCCGGACACCGGCCTGACGCCTGTCGGCGAAGGCGATCAAGGGACATATGTGCGCCGCCGCGAAGTGGATCTCTCGTATCAGTTCGCGTTTTAG
- the xylB gene encoding xylulokinase yields MSYYLGIDIGTSGTKTLLVDVAGRPVASATFGYPLLTPAPQWAEQNPSDWWDAVVLGVRDILAKSGVAASEIAGVGLSGQMHGSVFLDKDDNVLRPAILWCDQRTQAECDWITEQAGRENLPRLIGNPVLTGFTAPKIVWLRNHEPEVYARVAKVLLPKDYIRLKLTGVHATEVSDASGTALFDVANRRWSLEMLEAAGIPASWMPESAESIEVTGHINAEAAGATGLAIGTPVVGGGGDQAAGAVGSGIVETGIVSSTVGTSGVVFAFSDTPAADPGLRVHSFCHAVPGKWHTMGVVLSAGGSLRWLRDTFYGPETLAASAAGQDVYARIADEAAGVEAGSEGLIFLPYLTGERTPHPDPDARGAFVGLTLRHTRAHFARAVLEGVAFALNDTFLIFQDMGVAISEVRTSGGGAKSPVWRQIHTDVTGYAHHTLAVDEGPALGAALLAAVGTGAYATVADACTAAIKTVDKCAPDPAAHERYVRFNGIYRSLYPALKGEFANITHAVAS; encoded by the coding sequence ATGTCTTATTATCTTGGTATCGACATCGGCACGAGTGGGACGAAGACGCTCCTCGTGGATGTCGCCGGACGCCCGGTGGCGTCCGCCACGTTCGGTTATCCCCTCCTGACTCCCGCGCCCCAATGGGCCGAGCAGAACCCCTCCGATTGGTGGGACGCCGTTGTTCTGGGCGTTCGCGACATACTCGCGAAGTCCGGCGTCGCCGCATCGGAAATCGCCGGCGTCGGCCTCAGCGGACAGATGCACGGTTCGGTCTTTCTGGACAAGGACGACAACGTTCTGCGCCCCGCCATCCTGTGGTGCGATCAGCGCACGCAAGCCGAGTGCGATTGGATCACGGAGCAGGCGGGCCGGGAGAATTTGCCGCGCTTGATCGGCAATCCCGTGCTCACCGGATTTACCGCGCCGAAGATCGTCTGGCTGCGAAACCATGAGCCCGAGGTCTATGCGCGCGTCGCCAAGGTGCTGCTTCCCAAAGACTATATTCGCCTGAAATTGACGGGCGTCCACGCGACGGAAGTCTCCGACGCGAGCGGCACCGCGCTGTTCGATGTCGCCAACCGCCGCTGGTCGCTGGAGATGCTGGAGGCGGCGGGAATCCCGGCGTCCTGGATGCCGGAATCGGCGGAAAGCATCGAAGTGACCGGACATATCAACGCCGAGGCGGCCGGCGCCACCGGGCTGGCGATCGGCACTCCGGTCGTCGGCGGCGGCGGCGATCAGGCGGCGGGCGCCGTGGGCAGCGGTATCGTGGAGACGGGAATTGTCAGCAGCACTGTCGGCACCAGCGGCGTCGTGTTCGCGTTTTCGGATACTCCGGCCGCCGACCCGGGCCTGCGCGTCCATAGCTTCTGCCACGCCGTCCCCGGCAAGTGGCATACGATGGGAGTCGTGCTCTCCGCCGGCGGCAGCCTGCGCTGGCTGCGCGATACTTTCTACGGTCCCGAAACACTGGCGGCCAGCGCCGCCGGTCAGGATGTCTACGCGCGGATCGCCGACGAAGCGGCCGGCGTGGAGGCGGGCTCAGAGGGCTTGATCTTCCTGCCGTATTTGACGGGCGAGCGCACCCCGCATCCCGACCCGGATGCGCGCGGCGCGTTTGTCGGCCTGACGCTGCGGCATACGCGGGCGCACTTCGCGCGCGCCGTGCTGGAAGGCGTCGCGTTTGCTTTGAACGACACCTTCTTGATCTTCCAGGACATGGGCGTGGCGATCTCCGAAGTGCGCACGTCCGGCGGCGGCGCGAAGTCGCCCGTCTGGCGTCAGATCCATACCGACGTGACGGGCTACGCCCATCATACGCTGGCGGTCGATGAAGGCCCCGCGCTGGGCGCCGCGCTGCTCGCCGCCGTGGGAACGGGCGCGTACGCCACGGTGGCGGACGCCTGTACGGCCGCGATCAAAACGGTCGACAAGTGCGCGCCGGATCCGGCGGCGCACGAGCGTTATGTTCGGTTCAATGGAATCTACCGATCGCTTTACCCCGCCCTCAAAGGCGAGTTCGCCAATATCACACACGCGGTCGCTTCTTAA
- a CDS encoding HEPN domain-containing protein encodes MPDEKDQDAWLIERSTAQNNWAQAKSDYATAVTLHDAGIYYAAVFFAQQTAEKCLRAACILRLQKNPRGHNIIQSANALHAPLEVMNAAAELNADFLTARTVEAAEGVPAQMYDREIAVRHLEAGRVVMDWVRALM; translated from the coding sequence ATGCCGGATGAGAAGGACCAGGACGCATGGCTGATCGAGCGGTCGACGGCCCAGAACAATTGGGCTCAGGCCAAGTCGGATTACGCCACCGCCGTCACGCTTCATGATGCGGGGATCTACTACGCCGCCGTGTTTTTCGCGCAGCAGACCGCCGAAAAATGCCTCCGCGCCGCCTGCATCCTGCGTCTTCAGAAAAACCCGCGCGGACACAATATTATCCAGAGCGCCAACGCCCTGCACGCCCCTCTGGAAGTCATGAACGCGGCGGCGGAGCTGAACGCGGACTTCCTGACGGCGCGCACGGTGGAGGCCGCCGAGGGCGTTCCCGCGCAGATGTATGACCGCGAGATCGCGGTGCGCCATCTGGAAGCCGGACGCGTGGTGATGGACTGGGTCCGAGCCCTGATGTAA
- a CDS encoding peroxiredoxin-like family protein — protein sequence MTDSPEGAHTPKAGDARTPRAGDHAPDLALTSTEGGSVRLSEFWARRPIVVVFLRHYGCTFCREQAAWLRRDYSQFRAAGAEVVCIGQGDPKTGKAFQIFLDLPYPLLVCGDDLTAFQTYGLGRGTFGQLFGWRSWVRGAIATLRGHIIGRLSGDGFQMPGTFIIDTQGIVRFAHRHADATDNPGNDILLRELAKLGATSAISPTPR from the coding sequence ATGACAGACTCTCCCGAAGGCGCTCATACACCCAAAGCCGGGGACGCAAGAACGCCGCGCGCCGGCGACCACGCGCCCGATCTCGCGCTGACTTCGACCGAAGGCGGCTCCGTTCGCCTTTCGGAGTTTTGGGCGCGCCGGCCAATCGTCGTGGTGTTTCTTCGTCACTACGGCTGCACGTTCTGCCGCGAACAGGCGGCCTGGCTGCGCCGTGATTACTCCCAGTTTCGCGCCGCCGGCGCCGAAGTCGTCTGTATCGGCCAGGGCGATCCGAAGACCGGCAAGGCGTTCCAGATCTTTCTCGACCTGCCCTACCCGCTTCTCGTCTGCGGCGACGATCTGACGGCGTTCCAGACGTACGGACTTGGACGCGGGACGTTCGGTCAGCTATTTGGATGGCGCTCCTGGGTTCGCGGCGCGATCGCGACGCTGCGCGGCCATATCATCGGCCGGCTTTCCGGCGACGGGTTTCAAATGCCCGGAACGTTTATTATCGACACCCAGGGCATCGTTCGCTTCGCGCATCGGCACGCCGACGCGACGGACAATCCCGGCAATGACATCTTGCTTCGCGAACTGGCGAAGCTCGGGGCCACCAGCGCCATCTCACCCACACCACGATAA